The genomic DNA ACCCCGAGAAGATCAACAAGGCAAAGGTTATACCAAAATGTTTAATATAGGATTTAATTTTGGTGATAATAGATGGGTGTCAGAAAATTATTACCGAAGATTTAAAGGCTTTTATAATAAAAGCACCCCGAATTTTGATACCAATTATAAACACACCAATGCGTATTATTTACAACCCAACATGAGTAGCAGTTTATTTATGTCGCGTTTATTGTATTTTTCCAATTACGAAAACTTTTCTTACAAATCGGGGTTTGGTTCAAATTTTCGTCAGTTAAAAAGTGCATTCACCTGGATTATTGGCGTTAATTACAGTGCATATACTATGCTTAATGATAGTTCAGTTATTCCAATTCAAGCCCGACATTTATTCAATGATTATGCACAGATGAGAGGGCTTAAATCATTTAACATTGGCGGAACATTTGGAGCCGCGGCAACAATAGTAGTATTTAAAGCCTGGTTTATTAACGGACACTTCTCTTTTGGGCCGGAAATCCAAAACAGGAATTATGACTTCACAACACATTCGCGAAGAATTAGTTATATAGGAGCAAGTGGTATTGGCCGATTTTCAATGGGGCTTAACTTAAATAAATTTTATTTCCTGGTATCCATTAACAACGATTACAATTTATACAACAGTAAGAAAATAATAAAAATTAAATCAGAAGCTATAACACACAACCTCACCCTGGGTTGGCGTTTTAATTCGGGCGAACCTATAGGGTTTTACAGGAAATTTCAGCAAACCCGGCTTTACAAATTATTCGGATGAAAAAATTTATTACAATTGCTGTTGTTTTTCTTTTATTGGTTTCATGTTCAGGGCCAAAAACAAAGGCGGATAGCATTTTATTTAATGGAAAAATTTATACTGTTGATTCTGCATTTAGTATCCAGGAAGCACTGGTGATTGAAAATGGTAAAATTATTTATTGCGGCAATTCAGAAACTGCTTTAGATAAATACGAGGCCGGCAGTATCATTAATTTAGAACAAAAAGTTGTTTTTCCCGGATTTATAGATGCACATTGTCATTTTTATGGTTATGGAAAAGGTTTGAATGAATTAAATTTTGTAAACAGTAAATCGTATCAGGAAATCATTCAATTATTAATCAGTTATGCCAAAGAAAACAATCTTTTTCCCGAAAACTCTGCCATAAAATTAAACGAAGCCAATTGGATTATTGGCCGTGGATGGGATCAAAACGATTGGGGGAACAAAGAATTTCCCGACAAAACAAAATTAGATTCATTATTCCCGAATACGCCGGTTTTATTAAAGCGAATAGATGGGCACGCCATTTTGGTTAATCAAAAAGCTTTAAACATTGCAGGATTTAGTGAACAAACTAAAATTAACGGCGGTGAATTAATTATTAAAAACGGAAAATTAAGTGGAATTCTCATTGATAATGCCGGAGACTCGCTTGAAAAATTTATTCCTAAATCTGCTAAAGAAATAGTAATTAAAGCTCTTTTACGTGCTCAGGATTCTTGCATTAAAGTTGGGTTGACAACTATAGATGATGCAGGACTAGAAAAAAACATAATAGATGCCATAGATGAATTACAACAAAGCCATAAGCTAAAAATAAAAATATACGCTATGCTCAGTCCAACACCTGAAAACATCCATTATTATTTAAAAAACGGTGTATATAAAACCGAGCGTTTAAACATTTGTTCGTTTAAATTTTATGCCGATGGGGCATTAGGATCAAGAGGAGCTTGTCTTAAAAAAGTATACAACGATAAAAAAGACTGGCAGGGATTTTTACTGAATGACATTTCTTATTTTAAAAAATTTGCAGAAATGCTGGCGCCAACAAAATTTCAAATGAATACACATTGTATTGGCGATTCAGCCGGTAAAATAATTTTAGATATTTATTCCATGTACTGCAAAAGCAGCAATAAAAGATGGAGAATTGAACATGCGCAAATCATAGATGAAACGGAGTTTAAAAAATTTAATAAAGATATTATTCCCTCTGTGCAGCCCACACATGCCACGAGTGACATGTATTGGGCCGAAAACAGAATTGGAAAAGAACGAATGGCCGGAGCTTACGCTTATAAAAAATTATTGCAATCTGCGGG from Sphingobacteriaceae bacterium includes the following:
- a CDS encoding DUF4421 family protein, which gives rise to MYKYFVLIAVFFSTFLDAQDVEVKVAQDSLRFKKIKTVKWDTTKYRKYNYVFIVGVFNQYRDFNNEIIQEINKDSLHLSNQTYVAESNVTGGLSISYDKFQINLGTRTKPREDQQGKGYTKMFNIGFNFGDNRWVSENYYRRFKGFYNKSTPNFDTNYKHTNAYYLQPNMSSSLFMSRLLYFSNYENFSYKSGFGSNFRQLKSAFTWIIGVNYSAYTMLNDSSVIPIQARHLFNDYAQMRGLKSFNIGGTFGAAATIVVFKAWFINGHFSFGPEIQNRNYDFTTHSRRISYIGASGIGRFSMGLNLNKFYFLVSINNDYNLYNSKKIIKIKSEAITHNLTLGWRFNSGEPIGFYRKFQQTRLYKLFG
- a CDS encoding amidohydrolase; protein product: MKKFITIAVVFLLLVSCSGPKTKADSILFNGKIYTVDSAFSIQEALVIENGKIIYCGNSETALDKYEAGSIINLEQKVVFPGFIDAHCHFYGYGKGLNELNFVNSKSYQEIIQLLISYAKENNLFPENSAIKLNEANWIIGRGWDQNDWGNKEFPDKTKLDSLFPNTPVLLKRIDGHAILVNQKALNIAGFSEQTKINGGELIIKNGKLSGILIDNAGDSLEKFIPKSAKEIVIKALLRAQDSCIKVGLTTIDDAGLEKNIIDAIDELQQSHKLKIKIYAMLSPTPENIHYYLKNGVYKTERLNICSFKFYADGALGSRGACLKKVYNDKKDWQGFLLNDISYFKKFAEMLAPTKFQMNTHCIGDSAGKIILDIYSMYCKSSNKRWRIEHAQIIDETEFKKFNKDIIPSVQPTHATSDMYWAENRIGKERMAGAYAYKKLLQSAGIIALGTDFPVEHISPFKTFYAAVVRKDAQNYPKNGFQTVDALTRVETLKGMTIWAAYSNFEEKEKGSLEVGKFADFIILDQDLMLCKEKEIMNTKVLNTFINGEEVYSVKGTQKKSNP